The Coccidioides posadasii str. Silveira chromosome 2, complete sequence genomic interval ATGCGCGATGTGCAAGATGCGTTCATCTGGGTGAAAACGAAGCTCCCCTCGCTTAAACTTAGATCATCGTCATATCTTAGCATTGATTCTGATCGAGTTGCAGTTGTTGGCTGGTCCACTGGTGGAACGCTGGCATTGTCGCTCTCGTGGACGATAGAAAGCTCACAACAAATTCGGCCGCCGGATGCCATTTTATCGTTTTATTGTCCAACGGACTATGAGGATCCATGTAAGTTTCCCGGATTACCACGGCTCATTTGTTGAGTGTGCTGCTGAACGGCTGTGTCTATTTTAGTCTGGAAGGGGCCCAATTTCCCTTGTAATTCGCGATCTTATGCCGATGAAGAGATTGATCTCTTAGCCGGAGTCTCTCAACGACCAGTACGTGTTCTCTAACATGCGTGTGACAAGTATGGCCGGTAGATATGCTCATTTTAGTCAGATCACGGCCTATAATGTTCCTCCATCCAAGAGAGCAACAGCTGGCTGGATGTGTCCATCCGACGCCCGTTCCAAAATAATCCTGCACATGAACTGGCGCGGCCAAACGTTGCCAGTCCTCTGCAATGGCCTCCCCGCAAAGGCCGGCGTCCCAGCCGACGAACTTAAGAAGTATGAATGTCTGCCCCAGCCGAGCCCGGAGCAAATCATCGAGATCAGCCCATACGCACAGATAGTGAGAGGGAAGAGCAGATCACCAACGTATCTGGTCCATGGAACAGACGACGATTTAATCCCATGGCAACAAGCGCAGCGGACGTACGAGGCATTGAAGAAAGCAGGGGTCCCCGCCGGGATCACTTTATTGGAGGGCCAGCCGCACTTGTTTGATCTGTTTAGCGATGCAGATGGGAAAAAGTGGCAGGCGGTGGTAGAGGCATATGCGTTTGTGTTCAAGCATGTTGGAGTCGAGATGGGGCGTGTGGACTAACGAACTACTTAATGGAGGGAGGATTGTTAACTAAACCTTTGAGATTTTGGGAGAGATGTCTTGGCATCCAACTCAAAGGGTTGAGCACACCATAGTGCTTTTTCATACTTGTACTTAGGTACAGGAAGCCTACTCTCCCAAATATATGTACAGCACATAGACTATTGCTTCATGGTGCTTCTATAATTTACTCAATGTTATCTTGACCCCTGCCGAGATCATTAACCACCCTCCAGCTCTTCACACAGCAGTTCTTCTCTTCATCGACTGACTGTCATTGCCAAAGGAAGATTAACCCCCTATTAAACTCTCATACACGGTGTTTAAGAGGAGCTAGCTCAATTTTAGCCCATGCCGATCAGATCAGTTCTACAACGCGTGCAGGGCCCTGGAGGTTGCCTTCGCTGACTCTGAGCTCTCGAGAGAGCAcagaatactccgtactccacATAATAAATTCTCGGAAGGACCTACGAGGCTACTAACCATATGCGGAAGCTATAGGAACCACGGAACATGAACTCCATAGATGTGCGTTCCCTCGCTCTTCTCATCCCAAGGATTGTGGGATGAGAAGCAAGACAAAAACTCTGCAttggatcaaagaagatccgagccgctaagctggagactaactacatagagactagtgtctTGACACTGCCCCCTAGGCTCCAGCGAGTACTGGGAGAAGACAAATTTCTAAATACATAAATCCAACAAATCCAGGATCCAAGCTGATTCAATAACCAAATGAGTGGAATATTTCTTAGTAAATGGTAAGTGGAAGTCCAAATTGGAGGTTGAGCTCCAAATCTGTTGCTGgtgtaatgttgttgtgGGTTATGCCACTTCTGCTGGTGTTTGTGTCATCCTAATCAAGCAAGTGTGAATGTAGGATCCACATTGTTGAGATTCAACatctgtaagaattctttaaatttttgttttccaaGTGGCTTTGTCAAGCTGTCTGCTGGATTTTCCATTCCTGGTATATGGTAGAGTTTCACCCTTTCCtctttgagaagctccttCATGAAGAACCAATGCATATCCATCCACCTGGTGGCCAGTATGTATGTTGGCTTGTGAGCTAGTGCTATAGTGTTTGCACTATCTGTATATATAGGAATCAGAGCTTTTGCTGGAAGATCAAGATCTTGTAAGAGCTTCTGAATCCAGAGTGCTTCCTTCACAGCAGAATCAAGAGCGCAAAATTCTGCTACTGTGCTTGATGGTGTGATGATCTTTTGGTGTTTTGAGCTCCATGCAATGGGAGTTCCCATATAAAATAATACATATGCTTCTGTTGAGCATCCTTCCTTGCAGTCTTGGTGACTAGCATCCATGTAGACTTGTAATTCTGGGATTCCAGGCTTTGGGGTGCCTCTGAGGGTTAGGCCTAGTGTGGGAGATCCTTTCAAATAATGCAGTATTTGTTTGCTATATCCTAGGTGCTCTAGTGTTGGCTTCATAGTGAATTGTTGGAGTTTGTTGACAGCCAATGTAATATCAGGGTGGCTCTTTATCAAGAGCCAATTGAGAGCTCCAAGAAGCTGTTGCAGCCAGTTCACAATGCTTTCAGCAACTACTGAACTAGGCTCAGGCTCCTGTGTAAGCCATACTCCTTCTGCCATAGGGGTGGTCTGGATTGTTGAGCCACTCATGTAGAATTTGGCAAGAACCTTTTGAACATATGATCCTTGGGAGAGGTAGATTATTTGCTTCGTACAATCTTGTTCAATTTTGCAACCTAGGAATCTTGACAGTTTGCCTAGAGATTTTATAGGGAAACAGTCGGACAGCTTGTTTTTGAAATCAGTGATGGTTTCTTTTGTAGGAGCAGCAATAAGGGCATCATCAACATAGATTATTAGTAGCAGGCCAGACTCTTTGTCTATGAATACACATGGATCTGTATCCTTTAGTGGCTTTAAACTGATCTCCATGAGAGCTTTTGTGAAGGTCTCCTGCCAAAGATGTCCTGCTTGCTTTAGTCTGTACAGAGCTTGCCAGAGTCTGCAGATGaagccttttctttctgttccAGTTGGAAGACTCATGTAGATCTTATGGTGCTTAAGTATGGCATGCAAGTAGGCTGTAACTATATCAACTTGTTCACAGTGCATATCTTCAACCACTATTTTTATAAGCGCGAGCTTGATAGCTGATTCAGTAACTACAGATGCAGCAGTCTTGTCAAAATCAAGGCCAGGGCGTTGGAAATTACCGCATATGACCCATCTAGCATGGAAGGAGGTAATGTAGCTGTCAGCATTCACTTTCAAGTCAAAAACCCATTTGCCAGGTAGGATCTTAGCTGTAGGATCTATTGAATCTGTCTCAACTAGCTCCCAAGTATTGGCAGCTTCTAGCTTCTCAATTTGTTTTTCCATAGCACTCTTCCATTCGCTGGCATATTCGCTAGTTATAGCTTTTTTGTAGTTGTGTGGAACCTTAACTTTGTAAGCTAGCAGGTTGGCTGCGAAATAGAAAGCATAATCTCCATATAGTCTTGGTGATTTGCCTTTAGTTGTACAGCTCAATATGTGTCTTGCAGGCTGAGGGTTCGGCTCCATTGAAGCTGTAGGTTCTGGTTCATGTGTAGGTGTGGATTCAGTGCTCTGTCCTGGTTCTTCCAacacatctctgaacatcttgttGTGGATTTGGCCCTTGATCAAGTCATTGTCACTATCTCCATTATATGGAGGCTCTGGTGTTTCTTTGATAGTCTCATGGACAGGCTCTTGGAATCTCACCATGCATTCAGGTGCTGAAGGAGTCTTCTGAGGTGATGGTGTTATTGTTTGAAGCTGTGGGCTGTGCATTTGCTCCTGCATCCAGAAAGGTATTGGGATCTCAGGGTTCTCAATCAGGTTAGCTCCTTGAGCACGTGCCTCCATAGGCTCTTGTGTTGAAGCTGGTAGAAGCCTAgtagcagcttgcttcaCCGCCCCCATAGCTTCCTGCTTTAGGAAGCTCAGGATCACAAAGGGTTCTGTAAATCTATCCTTTGGCTTAGGATCTTCCTTTTTCAGGAGGTCTGGGATGGCATCAACATCCTTGTTGAACTTGGCATTGCGTGTACATATAATTTTGCCAGTCTCTGGGAtccagatcttataaatatgTCCATTCTCACCTTCATATCTGACTAGGTGACTGAGTTGAGCCCTGGGTTTCATTTTATATGTCTTATTGTAGTTCACTCTATCCTCTGGTGAAATATGCGTGTAGGCTATACATCTGTAAGCTTGTAGGTGCTGTAGATTTGGCTTCTTTTTCCAAAAGAGCTCATATGGTGATTCTCTGCCTCCAGCTGGAGGGATCCTATTCATAATGTAGCAAGCAGTTTGCAAGGCCAGATCCCAGACTTCTTGTGGAAGCTTTGCTTCTAAAATCATGACACAACTTATTTCTACTAAATAGCCACTGATTTGTTCTGCTACACCATTTTGCTCAGGCGTGTATGGAGCAGTCACTTCGCATTTGATTCCACAGGCCGGGGCAAATTCCTTCTTAAATAGTGAAAATTTGGTGCCTCCATCCATTCATACAGTATCCACATAGAAGCCTAGTAGATTCCTGAGCCTCTTGACATGCTTCTGGAGGCTACATGAAGCTTCAGCTTTATTCTTGAGTAGTATAACCCATTTAAAACACGTGCAGTCATCCACAATTATTAGAGCATATTTGAAGGCTTGAAAACTTGTTGGCTTTATGGTTTGAAGGTCAATGTGGATCTTCTGCCCAGAAACTGTAGACCAGATCTGTGGTGTTCAGGATATCTGCTGTTTTGACCTTCCTAGTGCACATGCTTTGCAATGGAAAGTATCTTGGCCTTCTATTTCAATTTCCTGGTCTTTTGCTGCTTTTTGTGTGGTAGGGAATGCACAGTGTCCCAGCCATCTATGGAGAAGCTCCAGCATGAGCTTTATAGTAGCATATGTCTGTTGAAtggctttctcttgctgATGAAGTGGCTCTGTCTCAAGGATCATAACACCATCACTTTTCTTAGCATATCCCACTAGTTTGTGGTCTCTTCATGTTCACAGCATGTGGTCTACTTCTGTAAAGTAGAGATTCAACTTTTCGGTCAACTGGTTCATGGAACACAAATTCATGCCTAACTTCAGGTTATACCATGCATGTATATGGATCTCATTGACAATGCCATCCTGGACAATGCATCTAACACATACTATGCCACTACCCTTTATGGAAATGATTTCTCCATTCAAAGCCCTGTACCAATGGTCTGTAGTAGGATCAAAGCTAGTAAAGTAGGCTTTATTGCAACAAATCAAGTGGCTGCAGCATGTGTCAACAAGCCAGGTTCCCAGACCAACAGCTCTCTTGGATACAGATGCCACCAAGCCAGGTCTAAATGCCATGCCAGCAAAGCTATTTTCAAATTCCATTATGAGATGATTTTCTCCTGTTTTATCCTTAGCATCTTTACTGGAATTTGATTACTGAGATTTGAATTGGCTCTGGTTTTTCTGTTCAGGATTTGTGTGCCATCTTTCTTTGGGCCTTGGTCTCATCCATAAATGTGGCTTTGGCTTCCATCCTTGATATCTCTTGTTGGTAAAAAGGTGAGGGCATTGTTGTATGGCATGACCTGGAGTCTCACAATATCTGCAGTTGTCACCTATTTTGCTAGGTATTTTTTTGCATAAGGATTTGACATGGTCATCCCATGAGACTCCTTTCTGTGGAGCATATTTCTGTACAATTTGCTTGTTGGGGGCGGTCTCTTTGGATTTGGTTTGTCCAGCCATATATATCCCACTTGGAGCTTCCACATATTTCTTTGCCTCCTGCACAAGATTCCTCATATCCTCATATGTTATGTCACTTGGGTTTGTATTTCAAACTATTGATAGCACACTATCCACATAGTTCTCATTAATCACTCATACACCCTCAATTATCTTGTTAATTGCTAGGGAAGAATGTAATGGATGAGGAGCTTGCAATGTCCTCTGGTATTGTTCAAGCAGTACATCAAGGTATTGTGTAACTGATCCATAGTTGTGTTGACATGTGTAGAAATAATTCTCTGCTGCATGGATGCATGTATTTTTATCAGGCTTTAGGAAGAGCTGCTTTGTGTAGAATATCATGAGAGCAGGGTCATCAATGTCACCTCCATAGTGCTTGCTGATCCAATCTTGAGCATTGTCTTCCATGCTTAAGCTGAGCCATGTAGTGAAGGATGTCATGGCACTTCACCATTTGATTTGTATATCTTCAGAAGCCTCTGTAGGCTCTGGCACCACTGCATTGTATAGAATCCCCCAGCCATAGTGGTTTAGCTGCAACCTGACAATGTTTAACCAAGTATTCACATTTTT includes:
- a CDS encoding uncharacterized protein (antiSMASH:Cluster_2.5~antiSMASH:Cluster_2.6~EggNog:ENOG410PMPI~COG:I); the encoded protein is MLSRKDVHPKQVQYLLKHRILPVSVDYRLCPETTLVDGPMRDVQDAFIWVKTKLPSLKLRSSSYLSIDSDRVAVVGWSTGGTLALSLSWTIESSQQIRPPDAILSFYCPTDYEDPFWKGPNFPCNSRSYADEEIDLLAGVSQRPVRVL
- a CDS encoding uncharacterized protein (antiSMASH:Cluster_2.5~antiSMASH:Cluster_2.6~EggNog:ENOG410PMPI~COG:I) → MAGRYAHFSQITAYNVPPSKRATAGWMCPSDARSKIILHMNWRGQTLPVLCNGLPAKAGVPADELKKYECLPQPSPEQIIEISPYAQIVRGKSRSPTYLVHGTDDDLIPWQQAQRTYEALKKAGVPAGITLLEGQPHLFDLFSDADGKKWQAVVEAYAFVFKHVGVEMGRVD